One window from the genome of Dasypus novemcinctus isolate mDasNov1 chromosome 26, mDasNov1.1.hap2, whole genome shotgun sequence encodes:
- the BAP1 gene encoding ubiquitin carboxyl-terminal hydrolase BAP1 isoform X1, producing the protein MNKGWLELESDPGLFTLLVEDFGVKGVQVEEIYDLQSKCQGPVYGFIFLFKWIEERRSRRKVSTLVDDTSVIDDDIVNNMFFAHQLIPNSCATHALLSVLLNCSNVDLGPTLSRMKEFTKGFSPESKGYAIGNAPELAKAHNSHARPEPRHLPEKQNGLSAVRTMEAFHFVSYVPITGRLFELDGLKVYPIDHGPWGEDEEWTDKARRVIMERIGLATAGEPYHDIRFNLMAVVPDRRIKYEARLHVLKVNRQTVLEALQQLIRITQPELIQTHKSQESQLPEESKTASSKSPLALEANRAPTASEGTHTDGVEEGAGSCPPAPTHSPPSKPKLVVKPAGSSLNGVPPNPTPIVQRLPAFLDNHNYAKSPMQEEEDLAAGMGRSRVPVRPPQQYSDDEDDYEDDEEDDVQNTNSAIRYKRKGSGKPGSLSGTADGQLSVLQPNTINVLAEKLKESQKDLSIPLSIKTSSGAGSPAVAVPTHSQPSPTPSNESTDTASEIGSAFNSPLRSPIRSANPTRPSSPVTSHISKVLFGEDDSLLRVDCIRYNRAVRDLGPVISTGLLHLAEDGVLSPLALTEGVKGSSPTIRPSQGNQGSSSPEDKEVGEAADSREKTGLARPGEPVSGEKYSPKELLALLKCVEAEIANYEACLKEEVEKRKKFKIDDQRRTHNYDEFICTFISMLAQEGMLANLVEQNISVRRRQGVSIGRLHKQRKPDRRKRSRPYKAKRQ; encoded by the exons ATGAATAAGGGCTGGCTGGAGCTGGAGAGCGACCCGG gccttttcactcttttggtggAAGATTTTG GTGTTAAAGGGGTTCAGGTGGAGGAGATCTATGACCTTCAGAGCAAATGCCAGGG TCCTGTGTATGGATTCATCTTCCTGTTCAAATGGATTGAAGAGCGCCGATCCCGTCGCAAGGTCTCTACCTTGGTGGATGATACGTCTGTGATTGATGATGATATAGTGAATAATATGTTCTTTGCCCACCAG CTGATCCCCAACTCTTGTGCCACTCATGCCCTGCTGAGCGTGCTCCTGAATTGCAGCAATGTGGACCTGGGGCCCACCCTGAGTCGCATGAAGGAATTCACCAAAGGCTTCAGCCCTGAG AGCAAAGGATATGCGATTGGCAATGCCCCAGAGTTGGCCAAGGCACATAATAGCCATGCCAG GCCTGAGCCACGCCACCTCCCTGAGAAGCAGAATGGCCTTAGTGCAGTACGGACCATGGAGGCCTTTCACTTTGTCAGCTATGTGCCAATCACAGGCCGGCTCTTTGAGCTGGATGGACTGAAGGTCTACCCTATTGATCATG GACCTTGGGGGGAGGATGAGGAGTGGACAGACAAGGCCCGGCGGGTCATCATGGAGCGTATTGGCCTCGCCACTGCAGG GGAGCCCTACCACGACATCCGCTTCAACCTGATGGCAGTGGTGCCCGACCGCAGGATCAAGTACGAGGCCAGGCTGCATGTCCTGAAGGTGAACCGTCAGACGGTGCTGGAGGCCCTGCAGCAG CTGATAAGGATAACACAGCCGGAACTGATTCAGACCCATAAGTCTCAAGAGTCACAGCTGCCTGAGGAGTCCAAGACAGCCAGCAGCAAATCCCCCTTGGCACTGGAGGCAAACAGGGCCCCTACAGCCTCTGAGGGCACCCACACAG ATGGCGTGGAGGAGGGGGCTGGCTCATGCCCACCAGCCCCGACTCACAGCCCTCCCAGCAAACCCAAGCTGGTGGTGAAGCCTGCTGGGAGCAGCCTCAACGGGGTTCCTCCCAACCCTACTCCCATTGTTCAGCGACTGCCAGCCTTTCTAGACAATCACAACTATGCCAAGTCCCCCATGCAG GAGGAAGAAGACCTGGCAGCAGGCATGGGCCGCAGCCGAGTCCCAGTCCGCCCACCCCAGCAGTACTCAGACGATGAAGATGACTATGAGGACGACGAGGAGGATGATGTGCAGAACACCAACTCTGCCATCAG ATACAAGCGGAAGGGGTCAGGGAAGCCAGGGTCCTTGAGTGGCACCGCAGATGGCCAGCTGTCAGTGCTGCAACCCAACACCATCAACGTCCTGGCTGAGAAGCTCAAAGAGAGTCAGAAAGACCTCTCGATTCCTCTGTCCATCAAGACCAGCAGTGGAGCCGGGAGTCCAGCTGTGGCAGTGCCCACACACTCGCAGCCCTCGCCCACCCCAAGCAACGAGAGCACGGACACAGCCTCTGAGATCGGCAGTGCTTTCAACTCGCCACTGCGCTCACCCATTCGCTCGGCCAACCCAACACGGCCCTCCAGCCCTGTCACCTCCCACATCTCTAAGGTGCTTTTTGGCGAGGACGATAGCCTACTGCGTGTTGACTGCATACGCTACAACCGCGCTGTACGCGACTTGGGTCCTGTCATCAGCACGGGCCTGCTGCATCTGGCTGAGGATGGTGTGCTGAGTCCCCTGGCACTGACAG AGGGTGTGAAGGGTTCCTCGCCTACCATCAGACCAAGCCAAGGCAACCAGGGGTCTAGCAGCCCAGAGGATAAAGAGGTCGGGGAAGCAGCAGACAGCAGAGAGAAGACTGGACTGGCCAGGCCCGGTGAGCCTGTAAGCGGGGAGAAGTACTCACCCAAG GAGCTGCTGGCACTGCTAAAGTGTGTGGAGGCTGAGATTGCAAATTATGAGGCCTGCCTCAAGGAAGAGGTGGAGAAGCGGAAGAAGTTCAAG ATTGATGACCAGAGAAGGACCCATAACTACGACGAGTTCATCTGCACCTTCATCTCTATGCTGGCTCAGGAAG GCATGCTGGCCAACCTGGTGGAGCAGAACATCTCGGTGCGGCGGCGCCAGGGGGTCAGCATTGGCCGGCTCCACAAGCAGCGGAAGCCTGACCGGCGGAAACGCTCACGCCCCTACAAGGCCAAGCGCCAGTGA
- the BAP1 gene encoding ubiquitin carboxyl-terminal hydrolase BAP1 isoform X3, producing the protein MNKGWLELESDPGLFTLLVEDFGVKGVQVEEIYDLQSKCQGPVYGFIFLFKWIEERRSRRKLIPNSCATHALLSVLLNCSNVDLGPTLSRMKEFTKGFSPESKGYAIGNAPELAKAHNSHARPEPRHLPEKQNGLSAVRTMEAFHFVSYVPITGRLFELDGLKVYPIDHGPWGEDEEWTDKARRVIMERIGLATAGEPYHDIRFNLMAVVPDRRIKYEARLHVLKVNRQTVLEALQQLIRITQPELIQTHKSQESQLPEESKTASSKSPLALEANRAPTASEGTHTDGVEEGAGSCPPAPTHSPPSKPKLVVKPAGSSLNGVPPNPTPIVQRLPAFLDNHNYAKSPMQEEEDLAAGMGRSRVPVRPPQQYSDDEDDYEDDEEDDVQNTNSAIRYKRKGSGKPGSLSGTADGQLSVLQPNTINVLAEKLKESQKDLSIPLSIKTSSGAGSPAVAVPTHSQPSPTPSNESTDTASEIGSAFNSPLRSPIRSANPTRPSSPVTSHISKVLFGEDDSLLRVDCIRYNRAVRDLGPVISTGLLHLAEDGVLSPLALTEGVKGSSPTIRPSQGNQGSSSPEDKEVGEAADSREKTGLARPGEPVSGEKYSPKELLALLKCVEAEIANYEACLKEEVEKRKKFKIDDQRRTHNYDEFICTFISMLAQEGMLANLVEQNISVRRRQGVSIGRLHKQRKPDRRKRSRPYKAKRQ; encoded by the exons ATGAATAAGGGCTGGCTGGAGCTGGAGAGCGACCCGG gccttttcactcttttggtggAAGATTTTG GTGTTAAAGGGGTTCAGGTGGAGGAGATCTATGACCTTCAGAGCAAATGCCAGGG TCCTGTGTATGGATTCATCTTCCTGTTCAAATGGATTGAAGAGCGCCGATCCCGTCGCAAG CTGATCCCCAACTCTTGTGCCACTCATGCCCTGCTGAGCGTGCTCCTGAATTGCAGCAATGTGGACCTGGGGCCCACCCTGAGTCGCATGAAGGAATTCACCAAAGGCTTCAGCCCTGAG AGCAAAGGATATGCGATTGGCAATGCCCCAGAGTTGGCCAAGGCACATAATAGCCATGCCAG GCCTGAGCCACGCCACCTCCCTGAGAAGCAGAATGGCCTTAGTGCAGTACGGACCATGGAGGCCTTTCACTTTGTCAGCTATGTGCCAATCACAGGCCGGCTCTTTGAGCTGGATGGACTGAAGGTCTACCCTATTGATCATG GACCTTGGGGGGAGGATGAGGAGTGGACAGACAAGGCCCGGCGGGTCATCATGGAGCGTATTGGCCTCGCCACTGCAGG GGAGCCCTACCACGACATCCGCTTCAACCTGATGGCAGTGGTGCCCGACCGCAGGATCAAGTACGAGGCCAGGCTGCATGTCCTGAAGGTGAACCGTCAGACGGTGCTGGAGGCCCTGCAGCAG CTGATAAGGATAACACAGCCGGAACTGATTCAGACCCATAAGTCTCAAGAGTCACAGCTGCCTGAGGAGTCCAAGACAGCCAGCAGCAAATCCCCCTTGGCACTGGAGGCAAACAGGGCCCCTACAGCCTCTGAGGGCACCCACACAG ATGGCGTGGAGGAGGGGGCTGGCTCATGCCCACCAGCCCCGACTCACAGCCCTCCCAGCAAACCCAAGCTGGTGGTGAAGCCTGCTGGGAGCAGCCTCAACGGGGTTCCTCCCAACCCTACTCCCATTGTTCAGCGACTGCCAGCCTTTCTAGACAATCACAACTATGCCAAGTCCCCCATGCAG GAGGAAGAAGACCTGGCAGCAGGCATGGGCCGCAGCCGAGTCCCAGTCCGCCCACCCCAGCAGTACTCAGACGATGAAGATGACTATGAGGACGACGAGGAGGATGATGTGCAGAACACCAACTCTGCCATCAG ATACAAGCGGAAGGGGTCAGGGAAGCCAGGGTCCTTGAGTGGCACCGCAGATGGCCAGCTGTCAGTGCTGCAACCCAACACCATCAACGTCCTGGCTGAGAAGCTCAAAGAGAGTCAGAAAGACCTCTCGATTCCTCTGTCCATCAAGACCAGCAGTGGAGCCGGGAGTCCAGCTGTGGCAGTGCCCACACACTCGCAGCCCTCGCCCACCCCAAGCAACGAGAGCACGGACACAGCCTCTGAGATCGGCAGTGCTTTCAACTCGCCACTGCGCTCACCCATTCGCTCGGCCAACCCAACACGGCCCTCCAGCCCTGTCACCTCCCACATCTCTAAGGTGCTTTTTGGCGAGGACGATAGCCTACTGCGTGTTGACTGCATACGCTACAACCGCGCTGTACGCGACTTGGGTCCTGTCATCAGCACGGGCCTGCTGCATCTGGCTGAGGATGGTGTGCTGAGTCCCCTGGCACTGACAG AGGGTGTGAAGGGTTCCTCGCCTACCATCAGACCAAGCCAAGGCAACCAGGGGTCTAGCAGCCCAGAGGATAAAGAGGTCGGGGAAGCAGCAGACAGCAGAGAGAAGACTGGACTGGCCAGGCCCGGTGAGCCTGTAAGCGGGGAGAAGTACTCACCCAAG GAGCTGCTGGCACTGCTAAAGTGTGTGGAGGCTGAGATTGCAAATTATGAGGCCTGCCTCAAGGAAGAGGTGGAGAAGCGGAAGAAGTTCAAG ATTGATGACCAGAGAAGGACCCATAACTACGACGAGTTCATCTGCACCTTCATCTCTATGCTGGCTCAGGAAG GCATGCTGGCCAACCTGGTGGAGCAGAACATCTCGGTGCGGCGGCGCCAGGGGGTCAGCATTGGCCGGCTCCACAAGCAGCGGAAGCCTGACCGGCGGAAACGCTCACGCCCCTACAAGGCCAAGCGCCAGTGA
- the BAP1 gene encoding ubiquitin carboxyl-terminal hydrolase BAP1 isoform X2: protein MNKGWLELESDPGLFTLLVEDFGVKGVQVEEIYDLQSKCQGPVYGFIFLFKWIEERRSRRKVSTLVDDTSVIDDDIVNNMFFAHQLIPNSCATHALLSVLLNCSNVDLGPTLSRMKEFTKGFSPESKGYAIGNAPELAKAHNSHARPEPRHLPEKQNGLSAVRTMEAFHFVSYVPITGRLFELDGLKVYPIDHGPWGEDEEWTDKARRVIMERIGLATAGIKYEARLHVLKVNRQTVLEALQQLIRITQPELIQTHKSQESQLPEESKTASSKSPLALEANRAPTASEGTHTDGVEEGAGSCPPAPTHSPPSKPKLVVKPAGSSLNGVPPNPTPIVQRLPAFLDNHNYAKSPMQEEEDLAAGMGRSRVPVRPPQQYSDDEDDYEDDEEDDVQNTNSAIRYKRKGSGKPGSLSGTADGQLSVLQPNTINVLAEKLKESQKDLSIPLSIKTSSGAGSPAVAVPTHSQPSPTPSNESTDTASEIGSAFNSPLRSPIRSANPTRPSSPVTSHISKVLFGEDDSLLRVDCIRYNRAVRDLGPVISTGLLHLAEDGVLSPLALTEGVKGSSPTIRPSQGNQGSSSPEDKEVGEAADSREKTGLARPGEPVSGEKYSPKELLALLKCVEAEIANYEACLKEEVEKRKKFKIDDQRRTHNYDEFICTFISMLAQEGMLANLVEQNISVRRRQGVSIGRLHKQRKPDRRKRSRPYKAKRQ, encoded by the exons ATGAATAAGGGCTGGCTGGAGCTGGAGAGCGACCCGG gccttttcactcttttggtggAAGATTTTG GTGTTAAAGGGGTTCAGGTGGAGGAGATCTATGACCTTCAGAGCAAATGCCAGGG TCCTGTGTATGGATTCATCTTCCTGTTCAAATGGATTGAAGAGCGCCGATCCCGTCGCAAGGTCTCTACCTTGGTGGATGATACGTCTGTGATTGATGATGATATAGTGAATAATATGTTCTTTGCCCACCAG CTGATCCCCAACTCTTGTGCCACTCATGCCCTGCTGAGCGTGCTCCTGAATTGCAGCAATGTGGACCTGGGGCCCACCCTGAGTCGCATGAAGGAATTCACCAAAGGCTTCAGCCCTGAG AGCAAAGGATATGCGATTGGCAATGCCCCAGAGTTGGCCAAGGCACATAATAGCCATGCCAG GCCTGAGCCACGCCACCTCCCTGAGAAGCAGAATGGCCTTAGTGCAGTACGGACCATGGAGGCCTTTCACTTTGTCAGCTATGTGCCAATCACAGGCCGGCTCTTTGAGCTGGATGGACTGAAGGTCTACCCTATTGATCATG GACCTTGGGGGGAGGATGAGGAGTGGACAGACAAGGCCCGGCGGGTCATCATGGAGCGTATTGGCCTCGCCACTGCAGG GATCAAGTACGAGGCCAGGCTGCATGTCCTGAAGGTGAACCGTCAGACGGTGCTGGAGGCCCTGCAGCAG CTGATAAGGATAACACAGCCGGAACTGATTCAGACCCATAAGTCTCAAGAGTCACAGCTGCCTGAGGAGTCCAAGACAGCCAGCAGCAAATCCCCCTTGGCACTGGAGGCAAACAGGGCCCCTACAGCCTCTGAGGGCACCCACACAG ATGGCGTGGAGGAGGGGGCTGGCTCATGCCCACCAGCCCCGACTCACAGCCCTCCCAGCAAACCCAAGCTGGTGGTGAAGCCTGCTGGGAGCAGCCTCAACGGGGTTCCTCCCAACCCTACTCCCATTGTTCAGCGACTGCCAGCCTTTCTAGACAATCACAACTATGCCAAGTCCCCCATGCAG GAGGAAGAAGACCTGGCAGCAGGCATGGGCCGCAGCCGAGTCCCAGTCCGCCCACCCCAGCAGTACTCAGACGATGAAGATGACTATGAGGACGACGAGGAGGATGATGTGCAGAACACCAACTCTGCCATCAG ATACAAGCGGAAGGGGTCAGGGAAGCCAGGGTCCTTGAGTGGCACCGCAGATGGCCAGCTGTCAGTGCTGCAACCCAACACCATCAACGTCCTGGCTGAGAAGCTCAAAGAGAGTCAGAAAGACCTCTCGATTCCTCTGTCCATCAAGACCAGCAGTGGAGCCGGGAGTCCAGCTGTGGCAGTGCCCACACACTCGCAGCCCTCGCCCACCCCAAGCAACGAGAGCACGGACACAGCCTCTGAGATCGGCAGTGCTTTCAACTCGCCACTGCGCTCACCCATTCGCTCGGCCAACCCAACACGGCCCTCCAGCCCTGTCACCTCCCACATCTCTAAGGTGCTTTTTGGCGAGGACGATAGCCTACTGCGTGTTGACTGCATACGCTACAACCGCGCTGTACGCGACTTGGGTCCTGTCATCAGCACGGGCCTGCTGCATCTGGCTGAGGATGGTGTGCTGAGTCCCCTGGCACTGACAG AGGGTGTGAAGGGTTCCTCGCCTACCATCAGACCAAGCCAAGGCAACCAGGGGTCTAGCAGCCCAGAGGATAAAGAGGTCGGGGAAGCAGCAGACAGCAGAGAGAAGACTGGACTGGCCAGGCCCGGTGAGCCTGTAAGCGGGGAGAAGTACTCACCCAAG GAGCTGCTGGCACTGCTAAAGTGTGTGGAGGCTGAGATTGCAAATTATGAGGCCTGCCTCAAGGAAGAGGTGGAGAAGCGGAAGAAGTTCAAG ATTGATGACCAGAGAAGGACCCATAACTACGACGAGTTCATCTGCACCTTCATCTCTATGCTGGCTCAGGAAG GCATGCTGGCCAACCTGGTGGAGCAGAACATCTCGGTGCGGCGGCGCCAGGGGGTCAGCATTGGCCGGCTCCACAAGCAGCGGAAGCCTGACCGGCGGAAACGCTCACGCCCCTACAAGGCCAAGCGCCAGTGA
- the BAP1 gene encoding ubiquitin carboxyl-terminal hydrolase BAP1 isoform X4, with translation MFFAHQLIPNSCATHALLSVLLNCSNVDLGPTLSRMKEFTKGFSPESKGYAIGNAPELAKAHNSHARPEPRHLPEKQNGLSAVRTMEAFHFVSYVPITGRLFELDGLKVYPIDHGPWGEDEEWTDKARRVIMERIGLATAGEPYHDIRFNLMAVVPDRRIKYEARLHVLKVNRQTVLEALQQLIRITQPELIQTHKSQESQLPEESKTASSKSPLALEANRAPTASEGTHTDGVEEGAGSCPPAPTHSPPSKPKLVVKPAGSSLNGVPPNPTPIVQRLPAFLDNHNYAKSPMQEEEDLAAGMGRSRVPVRPPQQYSDDEDDYEDDEEDDVQNTNSAIRYKRKGSGKPGSLSGTADGQLSVLQPNTINVLAEKLKESQKDLSIPLSIKTSSGAGSPAVAVPTHSQPSPTPSNESTDTASEIGSAFNSPLRSPIRSANPTRPSSPVTSHISKVLFGEDDSLLRVDCIRYNRAVRDLGPVISTGLLHLAEDGVLSPLALTEGVKGSSPTIRPSQGNQGSSSPEDKEVGEAADSREKTGLARPGEPVSGEKYSPKELLALLKCVEAEIANYEACLKEEVEKRKKFKIDDQRRTHNYDEFICTFISMLAQEGMLANLVEQNISVRRRQGVSIGRLHKQRKPDRRKRSRPYKAKRQ, from the exons ATGTTCTTTGCCCACCAG CTGATCCCCAACTCTTGTGCCACTCATGCCCTGCTGAGCGTGCTCCTGAATTGCAGCAATGTGGACCTGGGGCCCACCCTGAGTCGCATGAAGGAATTCACCAAAGGCTTCAGCCCTGAG AGCAAAGGATATGCGATTGGCAATGCCCCAGAGTTGGCCAAGGCACATAATAGCCATGCCAG GCCTGAGCCACGCCACCTCCCTGAGAAGCAGAATGGCCTTAGTGCAGTACGGACCATGGAGGCCTTTCACTTTGTCAGCTATGTGCCAATCACAGGCCGGCTCTTTGAGCTGGATGGACTGAAGGTCTACCCTATTGATCATG GACCTTGGGGGGAGGATGAGGAGTGGACAGACAAGGCCCGGCGGGTCATCATGGAGCGTATTGGCCTCGCCACTGCAGG GGAGCCCTACCACGACATCCGCTTCAACCTGATGGCAGTGGTGCCCGACCGCAGGATCAAGTACGAGGCCAGGCTGCATGTCCTGAAGGTGAACCGTCAGACGGTGCTGGAGGCCCTGCAGCAG CTGATAAGGATAACACAGCCGGAACTGATTCAGACCCATAAGTCTCAAGAGTCACAGCTGCCTGAGGAGTCCAAGACAGCCAGCAGCAAATCCCCCTTGGCACTGGAGGCAAACAGGGCCCCTACAGCCTCTGAGGGCACCCACACAG ATGGCGTGGAGGAGGGGGCTGGCTCATGCCCACCAGCCCCGACTCACAGCCCTCCCAGCAAACCCAAGCTGGTGGTGAAGCCTGCTGGGAGCAGCCTCAACGGGGTTCCTCCCAACCCTACTCCCATTGTTCAGCGACTGCCAGCCTTTCTAGACAATCACAACTATGCCAAGTCCCCCATGCAG GAGGAAGAAGACCTGGCAGCAGGCATGGGCCGCAGCCGAGTCCCAGTCCGCCCACCCCAGCAGTACTCAGACGATGAAGATGACTATGAGGACGACGAGGAGGATGATGTGCAGAACACCAACTCTGCCATCAG ATACAAGCGGAAGGGGTCAGGGAAGCCAGGGTCCTTGAGTGGCACCGCAGATGGCCAGCTGTCAGTGCTGCAACCCAACACCATCAACGTCCTGGCTGAGAAGCTCAAAGAGAGTCAGAAAGACCTCTCGATTCCTCTGTCCATCAAGACCAGCAGTGGAGCCGGGAGTCCAGCTGTGGCAGTGCCCACACACTCGCAGCCCTCGCCCACCCCAAGCAACGAGAGCACGGACACAGCCTCTGAGATCGGCAGTGCTTTCAACTCGCCACTGCGCTCACCCATTCGCTCGGCCAACCCAACACGGCCCTCCAGCCCTGTCACCTCCCACATCTCTAAGGTGCTTTTTGGCGAGGACGATAGCCTACTGCGTGTTGACTGCATACGCTACAACCGCGCTGTACGCGACTTGGGTCCTGTCATCAGCACGGGCCTGCTGCATCTGGCTGAGGATGGTGTGCTGAGTCCCCTGGCACTGACAG AGGGTGTGAAGGGTTCCTCGCCTACCATCAGACCAAGCCAAGGCAACCAGGGGTCTAGCAGCCCAGAGGATAAAGAGGTCGGGGAAGCAGCAGACAGCAGAGAGAAGACTGGACTGGCCAGGCCCGGTGAGCCTGTAAGCGGGGAGAAGTACTCACCCAAG GAGCTGCTGGCACTGCTAAAGTGTGTGGAGGCTGAGATTGCAAATTATGAGGCCTGCCTCAAGGAAGAGGTGGAGAAGCGGAAGAAGTTCAAG ATTGATGACCAGAGAAGGACCCATAACTACGACGAGTTCATCTGCACCTTCATCTCTATGCTGGCTCAGGAAG GCATGCTGGCCAACCTGGTGGAGCAGAACATCTCGGTGCGGCGGCGCCAGGGGGTCAGCATTGGCCGGCTCCACAAGCAGCGGAAGCCTGACCGGCGGAAACGCTCACGCCCCTACAAGGCCAAGCGCCAGTGA